Genomic DNA from Caldicellulosiruptor hydrothermalis 108:
TGATTCAGAAGCAAAAATAGGTATACATATTACAATAGGATTTTTCAGGGGATACAAATTACATCTTTTGTGTACAGGTAAAGAAGAAGTAATACCACTTTTCTGGATTTTAACAGGGGCAAATGAACATGACTCAAGACAAGAAGAGCTTTTGTATAGGGCATGGGGTTATAACTGTGAGATTGTATTAGCAGATGCGGGATACGATTGTAGCAGATGGTTTAATATAGCAAATGAGCTTAAAGTTAAATTTGTTGCTGGGATAAACAAAAGAAACATGAAAGATAAAAACAATGTTAAGAATGTTTTTAGAAGCAAGAACATAAGATTTTTAGAAACTGAAGAGGGTAAAAAGCTATACAAACAGAGAACAAAGATTGAAAGACTATTTAGCAAATTAAAAGGTGAATATAATCTTGAGAATGTGAGGCTCAAGGGATTTAGAAATTATAAAAGGTATATTGATTGGATACTAATTACTTTTCTATTTGAGCAACTTCTTAGAAAGTTAGAAGGTAAGAAGTTTTCTTTCGCTTATGAATGGAATCAATAACTTTTGTTTATTTTATGTATTGTTGGTAATATTTTTTATTCAACAACCTATAAAAAGTAAAATAAAAAACTTCTTGAAATTAAGTAGTTGATAAGTCTCATTATTATTACAAGTCCAAGTCTATAAAAATTTTGCGTATAAAAATGAACGAATGTAGGAAAATAAATATAGATGTTAGTATTTTTAGATATATATATCTTCAAAGTAAAGAATAATGTAATAGCTGAAAAGATCATCCATCTATTTGCTAAATAATTTAATTTATTTAAATAATGGGTATCAATCAAATTTGGCATTATCCAAAATAATAATATCAATCCAAATACAATTATTACTCCAGAACGTTTAAATATCAACATTTGCATTCGTAGTTTATCTTTATATTCAACTAAAAGCAACTTTAACACTTTACTCTACACTCCTCTTAAGTTCAATCTCTCTGTCTATCAAACTTTTTATATACTCAACTTCATGCGATGTTAATATTATAGTCTTTCCACTACTTTTTATTATAGATAATATTTCAAATAAAGCCTTAATAGAATCAGAATCCAAAAAATTAAATGGCTCGTCAGCTATTAACACCTCAAAATCCTTTAGCAAACCACAACACAGCATTACTTTTTGCTTATTACCACGCGAAAGTTGAGAAGGCAAATAATTCAAATATTCCTTTAAATTAAATACACTAACATATATATCTACGATTTCTCTTGCTTCTTCGTCTTTTAAACCATACATTGAGGATATAAAATTCAAATGCTCTTTTACTGTTAAACCTTCATAAAAAATAGGTGTATCTGGTATATAACTGATTGGATAATTATGTAATTTTATCTTTTTTAAGCTTACGCCTTTAAATTTTAATTCACCACTCCATAAATTATCTAACTTTGCAATAATATTGAGTAGCGTAGTCTTTCCTGCTCCATTTGCTCCTTTTAAATAAACGAATTCATTTTCATATATTTCAAAACTCAGTTTATCTATAACCATTTTATTCCCAAATTTTTTTGTTAATTCAGCGGCAATATAAATTGGAAAAGACATTACAGTTACCCTCCAAAAAAGTTACTAAGTCTCTTCTCAGTTGTTCTTTCCATTTACATTTGTGAAAATCAAGAGAATATGCAACACCAGAGCAGCTATGACAATATACTGAGAAGTATGTTTTTGGATTTAATTATTGTATTTTACGGACAAAATTTTTGTACCAGGATCAAACTAATAAACAAAATAAACAGGGGTAGGCAATTATTTACTTTTTGCCCACCCTAACTATTGTCATTGAATCATATTTTTATTTCTGACTAAAAATAGTTTGATATATATAGGTAGCAGTTAAAACTGAAAGAATAAACAAAAGACTTACGTTTGTATCTTGGAATATAAAGAAAGCTGTAAACATAAAAACAAAGGTTATTGTTCCTATAATGGTTAAAGCGCCTTTCCAATCATTTTTTTGTTCAATATTGAATCACTCCTAAAATTTGAATTTTAATTAATTGTTTGGCCACCGCTGCATCTTTGCCAACATTTATTGACATGGGAGTAAGATACATTAAGTGAATAGCCAGCGCCATTGAGTCCCACATTAGAAATCGAAGCAGAAGGTGCCAAAGATATCGTTCTCCAATTATGATGAAAGTCCAAAAATATTTTGTTATAACCGTTTTACTATAAACAGAACTCACCGGTTCAAATTCATATTTTAATAGAACTTTTTTAGTCTTCTCTCTAAAATTCATCTTGCCTTCGTTTATTATTTTTTCTTTTTCAGATCGAGTAAGATTATTATCAGTTGTTACCTTTGTGGAAATTCTTTTTTTAAACCCAATAATCTCAAAACTTCTTTCTTTAATTTCATTCAATAACCTCCTCGTTAATTTTTTTATCACACCTCCTATGCGCACAATAGAGATTGTGACCGTACATCAAAAGTAAGATTGCTCTAATCTTAGTATATTCCTCTGTCTTACATAGCAGTATTTTCCACTCATTATCCGTATACTTTTGCTAAATATAGCTTTTGTGTTTTTTTCTTGTTCTATTATGATTTTTGCTACAATTAATCTTTTAACCACTTATTCCCTGTAGTTTTCTGTTAAAATTTTATACAACTACTTGCAACTTTGTCAATGATCAATTTTGCTTTTTTTCGTCAAAGTAATTTCATTTTTTGAGTTTAGATCTCGATTAAATTAAAAATTCCCACCTCAATATATTTTTCTGTAGAAGAGTAAATATTTTGACATATTTAGTCCAAAAAATAAAGGACTGCAAAGCGCAGTCCCTCTCCTTACAAAACACCTTTCAAGCATATACTTACCTCACCTTAGCTTGCCATCCTCTTTGTCAAAACCTCGCAAACCCTTTCTTCAATCCCAAGTAAATAAATCTTGAAATTATTTGTTGCAATCACTGTTCTTCTGTCACCTGTCTTGCTGGGGTATGCATCTTTAAAATCTGTCCACTTAACAATTCCGAAATGTTTTTTAGATGGGTCAATCAGATAAAAACCATTCTGACACACATGCAGCTTCATCCTGCCTTGATACTTAATATCAGGATGACCTTCAATGTACTCAACATCAAGCGGCTCACAGATGTCGCGTCCCAGCTCTTTTATCTGTTTTGGAACACCTAAACCAAAAAGACCCATCTGTGCTCCCCCCTATTCATTTCCTAATTTTATTATACCATTTTTGAAAATTGTTTAACAACTTTAATTTATTTTCTGTATAAGCAAACTCAAATTCAATCCTTAGCTTCAATTCTCAAAAACAAAGAAGGGAAGAAGGACTGTAGCTTCCCTTCTTCCCTTTTGCCTCTATTTTCTCAATAAACCCTTATCTAAAGAGCGATACAAACACAAGAGTAATTGTTGATATAAGCTTTACAAGAACATGCAAGGACGGACCTGCTGTGTCTTTGCATGGGTCACCTACAGTATCACCAACAACTGCTGCCTTGTGCGCATCAGACCTCTTACCACCGTAGTTACCAAGTTCTATGAACTTCTTTGCATTGTCCCAAGCACCACCGCCATTGTTGAGGAAAAGTGCCAAGATAACACCTGCAATAGTACCTATCATTAAAAATCCTGCTGCTGCCTCTTTACCAAGAAGTATTCCAACAAGTATTGGCGCAATAACAACTATCATACCAGGAACAACCATCTCTTTCAAAGCACCTTTTGTAACAATGTCAACACATTTTGCATAATCTGGCTTTGCTCTTCCTTCCATGATACCTGGGATTTCTTTGAATTGACGTCTTACTTCTAAAATAACATATTGTGCTGCTCTTCCAACCGCCCTTATTGCTGTTGAGCTGAAAAGGTAAACAACCATCGCACCGATAAATGCACCGATGAATACTTCAGGTTTTCCAATATCAACAGAGAACCAAGACTCAAGTGGTCTTCCCAGTATCTTTTTGACCTCATCAAGGTAAGCAGAGAAAAGTAAGAAAGTTGCAAGTGCCGCAGAACCAATAGCATAACCTTTTGTCAAGGCTTTTGTAGTATTGCCGCAGGCATCAAGCCTGTCTGTAACATTTCTTACCTCTTCAGGTGCACCTGACATCTCAGTGATACCACCTGCATTGTCTGTAATCGGTCCAAATGTGTCCATTGCTAAAATGTATGCACAGGTTGAAAGCATACCCATTGTCGCAATTGCTGTTCCGTAAAGTCCTCCGTTTGCAAACCCAGGAAGTGCGTGCTGACCAAGCTTGTATGCAATATAAATTGCAATTGAGATAAATATAACTGGCAGTGCCGTTGATTCCATACCAACAGACATACCTGTTATGATATTTGTTGCAGGACCAGTTGTTGAAGCTTTGGCTATCTCCTGAACAGGTCTGTAGTGATATGAGGTATAAAAGTCTGTAAGCCATACGAAAATATAGCTCAGTATAATTCCTGTAACTGCAGAACCATATAAAAGCCACCAGTTAACTTTCTGACCATTTGGAAGCTCTCCACTTAACATTGCCTTTACTACAAATATCAAAACAAGCAAGTTCAAAATCGTGGTC
This window encodes:
- a CDS encoding ISNCY family transposase, producing MTKNIKAQNKKFLKLLFVIKKVTEVLSRKIKQNRRGRPRKFNLFQIIACLVYKVKKGIKSFRELEYRINQDTEFKQVVGIEESPDYSYFAKLSRKIEKEYMQDIKDILIAKIEPDMSIAIVDSTPLRSAKNDSEAKIGIHITIGFFRGYKLHLLCTGKEEVIPLFWILTGANEHDSRQEELLYRAWGYNCEIVLADAGYDCSRWFNIANELKVKFVAGINKRNMKDKNNVKNVFRSKNIRFLETEEGKKLYKQRTKIERLFSKLKGEYNLENVRLKGFRNYKRYIDWILITFLFEQLLRKLEGKKFSFAYEWNQ
- a CDS encoding ATP-binding cassette domain-containing protein, which gives rise to MSFPIYIAAELTKKFGNKMVIDKLSFEIYENEFVYLKGANGAGKTTLLNIIAKLDNLWSGELKFKGVSLKKIKLHNYPISYIPDTPIFYEGLTVKEHLNFISSMYGLKDEEAREIVDIYVSVFNLKEYLNYLPSQLSRGNKQKVMLCCGLLKDFEVLIADEPFNFLDSDSIKALFEILSIIKSSGKTIILTSHEVEYIKSLIDREIELKRSVE
- a CDS encoding sodium-translocating pyrophosphatase, giving the protein MGAYIALIYGVIVFAILVIIGLVRFIFSQEKGNEKMQEIAGAIREGAMAFLNRQYKTIGILALIVAVIIIIANYFGNLSKGSSQAASIAFHIGFAFITGALCSAISGYLGMYIAVNSNVRAAAGARKGLNRALQIALRGGAVTGLAVTALSLLGVATLFLLYGGASGKENLIKEAPSLIVGFGFGASFVALFAQLGGGIYTKAADVGADLVGKVEAGIPEDDPRNPAVVADLVGDNVGDCAGRGADLFESTAAENIGAMILGVALYPVFGWKGILFPLVARAIGIVSSVIGLFFVNTKDESKDPMKALNKGYFVTTILNLLVLIFVVKAMLSGELPNGQKVNWWLLYGSAVTGIILSYIFVWLTDFYTSYHYRPVQEIAKASTTGPATNIITGMSVGMESTALPVIFISIAIYIAYKLGQHALPGFANGGLYGTAIATMGMLSTCAYILAMDTFGPITDNAGGITEMSGAPEEVRNVTDRLDACGNTTKALTKGYAIGSAALATFLLFSAYLDEVKKILGRPLESWFSVDIGKPEVFIGAFIGAMVVYLFSSTAIRAVGRAAQYVILEVRRQFKEIPGIMEGRAKPDYAKCVDIVTKGALKEMVVPGMIVVIAPILVGILLGKEAAAGFLMIGTIAGVILALFLNNGGGAWDNAKKFIELGNYGGKRSDAHKAAVVGDTVGDPCKDTAGPSLHVLVKLISTITLVFVSLFR